The Ananas comosus cultivar F153 linkage group 22, ASM154086v1, whole genome shotgun sequence genome segment aaaaaaaatagtatataccAAATTTATCAGCatcctttaaatattaaatatcttattgctttgataacttaccaaattagataatatCCAATTTGTTAAGTGTCcagctcaaaaaaatattgaatttaaatttaatttttgaaattggtATTATAGAATGGCTAAAATGCTACATCACTGCCACATCAACGTCAAATCATAATTCGGCTATCTAAATTGGACCATTATGtaataatcaaaaagatttaatttgaaattacaaTTTAGTAAAGTTAGTCTACCAAAGTGTTACGTTTCTCATGATTTGAGAAGAAATATGTAATTTATACCGGAACTTATGAAGATCataaaagttttatttattttaattaaggtaATGAACTTAATTAGTTAAAACTATTGATCACAaggtcaaattcaaattttttaaacattcACTTGGGGACAATATTTCATATTCTATTACTAAGAGATTGCATAATATAACTTGttatttgcaatattttatatttgaatataattctggatgcaacaaaaatttaaatttgggacaaatttaaatttttatttaatagtcaaattgtacaaataaatttaaaactggCTAAACTTTCAAGCTCTTGTTCAAGTCAAGCTCAAGAATAACGGATAGACTAAATCCTTTCAATAATgcatcattttatattttgaattcgaATATGATTCATTAGTAAAGAAAATTTAAGTAATTATGCATGGAATATTGAAGGATAAGAATCGAGAAAGATGGAATATTCTGCATTTACAAGGATGGTATATTATGAGGATGAGAATTTACGAAAATATCCTCGGTGCAACTCCATGTAATGAGAAAGTTTTTGCCTTCGGTAGGGAGGGAGGGTGACCGGTACTGATTATAACAAGAGCCGGTCACCCCTTTATAAAAGATGCATCACTACCgtccattttaaaaaatttaaggacTATGATTTATTTGGTGTATAGCAGCATTGCTCTCTATTTATACCAACCAGGGACAGGCCCCTGCTCCACAAACACTTCAGTGGTGGTGGTAGTAGTGTTCACTTGTGCCGTTATATAGAACTAAATACCGACGGTTGTACTCATCCTTTTATTCATCGATGGCGCATTCGCGCGGCCGCGAAGACGACGACCTCTTCAAGAGGCGGTGCAAGTGGGTGAACGGGCCGCTGATAGTCGGGGCGGGGCCGTCGGGGCTGGCGGTGGCGGCGTGCCTGCGGGAGCACGGGGTGCCGTTCGTGGTGGTCGAGCGCGCCGACTGCGTGGCCTCGCTGTGGCAGCGGCGCACGTACGACCGGCTGAAGCTGCACCTGCCGAAGCAGTTCTGCCAGCTGCCCAAGTGCCCGTTCCCGGGCGACTTCCCGCAGTACCCGACGCGGCGGCAGTTCGTCGAGTACCTGGAGCGCTACGCGCGGCGGTTCGGGATCGCGCCGCGGTTCAACGAGAGCGTGGAGCGCGCGCGCTACGACGAGACGTGCGGGATGTGGCGCGTGCGGGCGTCGGCGGGGGAGGAGTACATGTGCCAGTGGCTGGTGGTGGCCACGGGGGAGAACGCCGAGCGCGCGCTGCCGGAGATCGTCgggatggcggagttcgccggCGACGTCGCGCACGCCGCCGACTACACGTCCGGAGAAGGCTACGCCGGGAAGGAGGTCTTGGTCGTCGGCTGCGGCAACTCCGGCATGGAGGTGTGCCTCGACCTCTGTCACCACGGCGCCCACCCCACTATGGTCGTTCGCGACTCTGTAAGTCGCCGTCGACAGTGCTCGTAAAATATATGCTaatgttatattattaattaataaaggcGACATTGATGATGATGCTGATCATTTCTAGCGTAAGTGGCAACGAACTTGGTGGTAGATATTCGAActctcaagtttgaattcttATTAATGATACTGATAGTCCCTaacacaagtggcaaaggacttggtcaCTATTAGTCATCCCTATCGTAATTCGAAGAATTGTTAATGATACTGACCTTTCCTAGCAcaagtggtaaaaaatttgatgattggtattgaAACATGTGGTAGCATattaactttctctctctcaaaaaaaaaaaaaaacaataaaaacaaTATGATGAACCTGACTGTCCCTAGTGTAAATGTAAATGGTAAAAAACTTGGTGGCTAGTATTCGAGATTACGAAattgaatcctaattaatttacatttacagttaaatttatttttaaataaaataaataaaacgagtaatatattatctatctataaccaaaaaaaaaaaacaacatgatGGAGTGTAATAACGGGTTATATAACTTTTCGATAGGATTATgccaaaaatttaaagtatctattgaagtaagaaaggggaaaaataatactaatttATCTCTGTTTTTAGAAACAGAGTCTTAATTACGGTACACTCTTTCACAGGTTCACGTACTACCAAGGGAGATCCTGGGGAAGTCGACGTTCGAGATCTCCGTTTCGCTCTCGAAATGGCTCCCACTGTGGGTGGTCGACAAGATCCTGGTGGCCTCGGCCAGGGCCATTCTCGGGGACGTGGAGAAGCACGGCTTGAAGCGGCCATTAATGGGGCCTCTGGAGCTCAAGAACAGGGAGGGTAAAACCCCTGTTTTGGACACCGGCGCTCTGAGGAAGATCAAGTCCCGGGAGATCAAGGTCGTTCCTGGGATCAAGAGGTTCCTGCGCGGAGGCGTCGAGCTCGTCGATGGGACGGTGATCGGCGTCGACGCCGTCGTCATGGCCACCGGTTACCGCAGTAACGTCGCGTCATGGTTGAAGGTGCATTTTTCTGTTCAGACCACCAACAACTAGATcggtttaaaatataaaaataaaaagattttctctattttttattataataatagtaataatggAGACAGTTATGGAAGTTGAATGTATGACAAACTCTCTGAAATTAATTCGGTTACAAGGTTACACTAATTCAcatgataaacaaaaaaaaaaaaaaaaagaactttataaaataaatagagcaAATTATTTAGATTAATATTAGTAGTAAATATTGGTGTTAGTTACTAGTTAGTGGGAGTTGGCTACAAACTCTTTGACTAAGCGCTCGCATTATAATAGCACTTCTGCAGAAGCTTCAGGTCGGCTTAGATTTGATTTAGTAACTCGACATTCATGTTACTACTATGCATGCAGGGGAGTGAATTTTTCTCCAAAGATGGGTTCCCAAAGCAGCCATTTCCAAATGGGTGGAAAGGGAAATGTGGGCTGTATGCAGTTGGGTTCACAAGAAGAGGACTCTCTGGAGCTTCTCTAGATGCAGTGAAAATAGCAGAGGACATAGCCAGGATCTGGAGAAAAGAAACTAAACAAGCTAAACATATCATTGCATGCCATAGAAGATGCAACTCACAGATTTAACCAAAAGCACTTCAAACCTCTTAGCTTTTTTGTTATCTTCCCTACTGTACCATattgataaagaaaaaagagaacagTAAAGGGAGAGGCCCTCTCTCAATAGAGCCCAAGTTTTGTCACCAGGAATATTATTGGGTTTGTTGTATAGGGGAAAAATTGATGATGATGaggctcttttttcttttcttattaatctcttttttttccctttaaatTTTAGGCCTGGAGACTTTGTAAGTTGCTCGAAGAGTTTATTGATTTACTCTTTTGTCTACTGACTTCCAAACTGAAGCATGAGCTCTTCACTGTCTTGAATTTTAATCCATAATTAGAAATAAGCAAGAGACAAATCGAAGTACTCTTCTTGCTGGGAACTCGTCGAACGAAGAGCTGAGGGGGTTGGTTCTGATCTCATGTTATCTAACGAATTGATTCAACACAAACAACTCGATTGTGGGATTAATTCTCTTCTCACCTATCTAGCTCTAGAAAGTCTTCTCTGCCGCTGTTATTCCATATTGAGAATAATAATATTCGATTAAATACgtctataaaatataaaactacaaaagaaattaagcatcattttaatgtaaaattataatgctGCCCTAGATTAGACTCCCCTACCTTCTTATACGATATAATATGATTGatttggttatatatatatatatcctatgtGGGGTACCTGTTACAGTAACGACTTTTTCCTCGAGCTCTCcctctttgtattttttttctatttaactcAATTTCTCGAAAAGGAAACTCCCATTGTTTACTCTTAAAAGTACATGTGACACACTAGAATTGGTTATACTAGAACTTCAACTTCTCTTCACCAACAAAGCCAATGGCTTTCCTCCTCTACTGTGAACAAGTTGCCAacctctgtgtgtgtgtgtgtgtgtgtgtgtgtgtgtgtgtgtgtgagagagagagagagagagagagagaaagagagagagagagagagatgagctctTAGTGATTGCCCATGCTCCATTGTTTGCAATAGAGAACAAGATGGCACACAATGGTGAATAAATGAGGCATATGCTTGCGCCCGTAGAAGCAAACATTACACAACCAAGCATGCATGGGCCACCAATTGCATCTCCTACTACATGTGTTTGATCTGAATGCAGGAAATTTAATTCCAACTCAGGTGCAAATCTGCTTCCACTCCATCAATGTTGCATGGCAGAGGTTTTATCATGTTGGCTAGCTGATAGCTAAGAGGGACCACAGTGAGTCTTCGATCTCTATGCAGCAACATTTGACAATAATACCTACAGTATTTGCATTAAGTCATGAGATATTAGAGAGAACTGAACTTTCCGGTCCAACATGATGTCGttaacgaaaaagaaaaaccctttaattttcaagaaaattttcgatcagagctTCTGCTTACATACATCAATGGTCATATCCCTCGCTGCATTGCAATGAGGGAGAGATGGTGTAGTTTGATTGGAGATTTAGAAGTGATTTAGTGTCAACCTATGAATTAGCTCATTAATTCACTCTAAGAAGTAGAGGGTAAGAGCAGTAGTTTTCGTGTTACAAAAGCTTTCGAGTCAAGAGCAGAAGATTCAACTTGAAGCTTCTTCCGCTGCTTAATGTAGCAGGATGAGTATCTTTACTAGCACAGTTTGCTCGACAAAACAATGAAATTGGACCATATAAAGATTGAGCAACAATTTCAGTGTTGTAAATCTTCTTCATGCCGGCTTCACCaattcacaaaaaaataaataaaaccgaGAAAAATGATGTCATAGTACAACATCAACCGAACCCGGTAATTAACAAAGAATCCACATCACAAAAAAGTCGGCACTGGAATCCATGTTTTGGCCTGAGTATAGGCAGAGACGACGATGGAATCCCGCCATTTGCCGACATTCACGAAACGGGAACACTCGTTCCATGCTTTACTTCATTGGAGTCGGTGCCGACATGTTCGCTGTGGCCAACTTTAACATTAGTCGGCGCCGAGAACCAACAACTTACCGACTTCAACGCGGGTAAATCCTATTTTAACCGACGGTTTCCCCGGTAGTCAAAAACAAGTGTCGGCGTTGCGGCTCACACTCACCACCgacttccaaaaaaaaaaaaaaaaacccttgtCTCTTCTCGTCATCGCGACACCTCCTTCGACTACTCCGTTGGaaacctagggttagggttttcgcCTCCGATGGAGGTCCAGTTGGGGTGGAGGATGAGGGTCTCCTTGAAGAACGCCACCATGGCCGTGTGCTTCCTCAACGTCGTCGCTTCCGCCCTCCTCTTCCACCGCCTCTACGGTGGCGCTTCCCCAAGAAGAAGCTTCGCCCACCACCTCACCAATGGTGCGCCTATTCCCCACCCTTTTTCGATTCCTTTGTATCTAATTTGTAGATCCTCATGTAGTGATGATGCTCGGAAACCCTGGAGGAGGAATTGATGTGGTTTCGTTGAGTATTCGTGATACTCTCGCTTTATTCGAAAAGGAGGGGAAATATTTTGGACGTGATTCATTGAGCAGGTCTAGTTAATCACATGTTGATTTAGTGTATAAATTATCTACAATTTTATATCCCAACATATTAGTAATTAAAAGATACATAGTTTGAATTTCCTATCAATCtattttccccctttttttttaattatctatgtCGCATTTGCAAGTAATTTATGTATGTTGATATTCAAGTTCCTTTTTGCTGTATACCATCATTGTCAATATTATGGCTACTATATGAATTTGCTCATGAATGATGCCTACTACTGGAAACCctgtgtcttttttttttttttttttgcagcgCAATTGAGGTATATATCAGAATCTGAAGAGTTGCGCCTTGCTATGGAGCCCGTGGATCTTATACGGAGAGTAAGTGATTACGAGAAGGTCTTTTTTTTCCGAGTCAAAAGCAACTATGTTGCTCCACATATCTCATTCTCATTATGGTGGTTTGTGTTGTTGATGAGTCAAAATCCAAATGCGACATCGTGACGCTATCTTGATATCAAATTTACTGAACCAGCAATGAGCTATCGTGGAGCTTATTTGAAACTTCTTGCTCTTTTGTTTCACTTCAAAAAACGATGTAGATAAAAGAAATCGAGCAAGAAGCATACGCGGAACCGGAGGGTGAGACAGAACAAGCCCCAAAGCTTTCTGCTGCAGCTGATTTGTCGAGGCGCTTGAAAGATCGTAGGGCAGTGAATGATGCCGACAGCCAGAAAGGTGATTTCCGCATTTATTCTTTCACTTGTGCTTTAATAGCCTATTTGTTCTGGTTAGTTCCGTTACGCGACAGTTAAAATGACGATTTTGGCACTAATAGCTTACGATGTTATAGTTTCCTCGCATTTCCTTCATGCTGGTTCATGATCATATCTCAGGGAATGGCTTCTGATATAAACTCGAGGGGGAACTGTTCCTGCATTGTGGTTTTAACTTGCGTTATCTTTTGCTTGAGAGTTGTATATACTGACCTTGTATAATTTCTGACAAGTGAGTCTCTTTACCTTCGCAATTACTAAACGCTTATATTCTGTGCACTCAATCTTTCAGCTCTTGAGGAATGGCGCAAGCGGAAGGTCGAGCGCGCAAGGCAAAGAGAGATTGAGAAGAACAGGACGGTAACACAGATGTGAGATGACGGTCGATGTTTGAAACTTAAACATGTTTTCATTCGGAGATGCGCGAAGGTTCGGAGTATATAATGGTTGTTGTGTGTGTTAATATCCTCCATACCTAAAATTGAGAGAGCAGAGGCTGCGACTGCACCgtgattaattattttgattgtttttgttCTTGGTGTATcatacattctttttttttacatctcatctatgtaatttatttttgatttcataatttttgagtTCTTTGTCACTATCTCAAAACTTTAATGTCATCTCATGCAAGTCCTATTACTTAGCGCGGGAACTGATGGATAAAACGAAAAAcgaaataggaaaaaaaagagaaaaatttaagCAGCTACCAAATTAGAAGCGTCGATAGCAAATATCCAAGGCCGCATCAAGTTAAACTCTGTTGAGCCAAACATAATGCTGCTGCACAAAGGCGCAAAACCAATTACCATCCCTGCTCTTAGCTAAAACTGGAAGTCATaaaagaacagaaaaataaaaggcaAAATGGCGATCAAACGCCACGGCGTATAAATAATTCGACACTAAAACCGGATGTTCATAACATACAGCAGACACTAGCAGAATTTTGTTCCCCTTTGTACACACAACAGTGAAAATTCCACAGCACAAATTAACAACAGCATTTCTCATATACAAATTGCACAGAGGCCGACGAGAGCCTCTAGATCCAGAGCACATACTACACCAACACATACAACAAGGCATAATCTCAAGTTTCACATATGGAAATCAGTACCCACATTTTTGAGTTCAATCGGCAGAACAATCAGGCCGTATCGAATCCATCTCCTTCAAATTCTGCACAACTAAACCACAACCCCAGATCCGGAGGGATTTTTAATTCAACTTCTTATATCAAGCACCTACACAATTCtcccaagctccaaatctcGAACTGAAGCTCCCTCCTCCAGTTTGCTGAGCATATTCTGCAATCACCTTGCGTGCACAAGAATCCCAAGTCTTCGCAATCTCTCTTAGCGACATAGGCTGAGATAGGCCGCGAAGAGATATATTAAACTTTGTCTTTGCCTTGGTAGATAAGTCATCACTCTCCCTGCTGAGAATTTTCAGACAGAAAATCACATGGTAGgtcagttttcttttttcataaataaGGAACTATAGCAAAGGATGTATTTTTAAGGGGTTGTTTTCCAGCTAGAGCTTCTATAGAAGTGCTTTGGGTACAGCCGCTTGAAACATAAGATAAGGATGTACAGACCTTAGCCGAACACATTTTGAATTGGATGCcagaattttaaaagttttgatttgaattaCCACCCTTTCATTGCTTTTGCCATTAGTACCTATTTATCAGGACTCTAACAATTTTGTAACTTCAAACAGAAATGACAGAATATTGTATAAGCTTCTTGATGGAAACCATCTCTCTGACAGAACACGAGAAGTGCCATGAGCAACTTCAAAATAATGACAGATAAGGtggtaaaattaaaacttcaaAAGTTGAGGTATCAACTTCAAATTGCAGTGTAGTTCAGGTAAGCTCTACACATGTTCACCAGAAGTATCAGTTATCTCAATTGATATCGTCCCACCAGCTTCCTGCTGCaagagaagcagaagcagaaactATGAATTGAACCTTCTGCTTTTTGGGTTTAGAAAGCACATTTCGGATTTTTACACAGCAAAAGCTCCGAATTTTCGGTTGCCAAATGCCTACTTGCTACTTTTCAAAGTGCAGAAGCTATTTAAAAAGCTATCTCAAACAGGCATTATGTGCAGTGTATTTTATCATACCTTTGCTCATCTGGCAGCTTATCTAAGAGAACAGGGGAACATTTGGGATAGTTAGCAGGAACGAGCAACCTCAGAGGTAAAATAGGGCTCTGAATGCACATCATAGTAGGAAATGAAAGTCAGTAAACGATTGGTATGCttgtcaaaaagaaaaaaaaaggaagtttCAAGTTCTTCATTTATTACATAGAAACTTACAATCTGAGCTGATGCAAACTGGGATTTCAAACTCGGGCAGAGAGCAACTGCAGTGTAGGAACAAATAATTACAGTCCCGTCCCCACCCTCAGAGGAAGCAGCAATTGAATCGGCATCTTCTTCACTTATATTGACCACTGTATCTATCAGTTGCTGATTTATCTCGCGGATCTCTTCTGCCAGGACATGGTTCACCTGCAGTGAGAGAGATGTAAGGCCTTAAGCAACCTTTTCAGTCTTTGCTTAGTTAAAACAAAAGGTTTGAGGATAAAATTGAAATTGGCTTCAAACCTCAGCTTTGTGCTTCTTGACACGTGATGTTGCAGTCGACTGTAGTTCAGATGCATCAAGACCATACAACTGCATGAAGCTATCGTTTACACTACCTGCTGAGGAAACATTATTTAAGGGCATGGCATTGGTGTCAcgcttcatttttttatttgtagagTTCCCATCCTGTGACATGAAGTTTCTGGCTTGTAAACGGCACTTCGTCATGGCTACTAAATCTTCACCAACAGCAGCTCTGGAACCATTGCCAGGAGCAGAGCCAGCTATCCTATCGATCATGCTAACAACTGATCCAATATCACTAACTGCAGAACTCAGAGCCTGAGGTGATGCTGATTGCACctgaaagataaaatattatca includes the following:
- the LOC109727142 gene encoding probable indole-3-pyruvate monooxygenase YUCCA5, producing MAHSRGREDDDLFKRRCKWVNGPLIVGAGPSGLAVAACLREHGVPFVVVERADCVASLWQRRTYDRLKLHLPKQFCQLPKCPFPGDFPQYPTRRQFVEYLERYARRFGIAPRFNESVERARYDETCGMWRVRASAGEEYMCQWLVVATGENAERALPEIVGMAEFAGDVAHAADYTSGEGYAGKEVLVVGCGNSGMEVCLDLCHHGAHPTMVVRDSVHVLPREILGKSTFEISVSLSKWLPLWVVDKILVASARAILGDVEKHGLKRPLMGPLELKNREGKTPVLDTGALRKIKSREIKVVPGIKRFLRGGVELVDGTVIGVDAVVMATGYRSNVASWLKGSEFFSKDGFPKQPFPNGWKGKCGLYAVGFTRRGLSGASLDAVKIAEDIARIWRKETKQAKHIIACHRRCNSQI
- the LOC109727050 gene encoding uncharacterized protein LOC109727050, with amino-acid sequence MEVQLGWRMRVSLKNATMAVCFLNVVASALLFHRLYGGASPRRSFAHHLTNAQLRYISESEELRLAMEPVDLIRRIKEIEQEAYAEPEGETEQAPKLSAAADLSRRLKDRRAVNDADSQKALEEWRKRKVERARQREIEKNRTVTQM